In a single window of the Methylococcus sp. Mc7 genome:
- the rsfS gene encoding ribosome silencing factor codes for MLEIVVAALDEGKGRDVKIIDLRGKTAIADFFVIASGTSDRHVRSLAGNVEASAKAHALQPFGLEGEDSGEWVVVDLGDVVVHVMKPPVREFYQLEKLWAETFPAAA; via the coding sequence TTGCTCGAAATCGTCGTGGCCGCGCTGGATGAAGGAAAAGGGCGCGACGTCAAGATCATCGATCTGCGCGGAAAAACGGCGATCGCCGATTTCTTCGTGATCGCGAGCGGAACCTCCGATCGCCATGTCAGGTCACTGGCGGGGAATGTCGAAGCCAGCGCCAAAGCGCATGCGCTTCAGCCCTTCGGGTTGGAGGGCGAAGATTCCGGCGAGTGGGTGGTGGTGGATCTCGGCGACGTAGTCGTGCATGTGATGAAGCCGCCGGTGCGCGAATTTTATCAGCTCGAGAAACTCTGGGCCGAGACATTTCCCGCTGCTGCCTGA